One part of the Phycisphaerae bacterium genome encodes these proteins:
- the recG gene encoding ATP-dependent DNA helicase RecG yields MDPLREVLREQPRLAEDTGRKSPARHRSNQSARGNEAHHSVTPPGRPKAAESTRRREFNLSDEIQFLPGVGPKRAESFARLGVRTIGDLLEYVPVRHERTEERLVANLDEGMTASIVGQVTAVRLQGGRFGRSVAATVTDNSARCGAVWFNAPWMIDRVKPGMIVRLTGQVRGYRDRPQIVNPKITVLGGDAAPANEKNPASVAGVYPATAMLSSEQIARLIAVNLDRMLALVSEWHDADHLLKRDLAPRRWSFEVLHRPTVDADVERARRRLAYDELLLLQLATQIARRQRAASATATALHSSDEIDRRIRARFPFPLTPAQNRAVQEISADLAQARPMQRMLQGDVGCGKTVVALYAALVAIANRMQVAVMAPTELLAEQHARSIDRYLAGSRVRNALLVGGLRAAARREIIGRIAAGQLDLVVGTHALIQADVRFKRLGLVVIDEQHRFGVRQRANFRAKGPAPHYLVMTATPIPRTLAMTVFGDLDATTIDELPPGRSPIQTRMVLPSMRPAAWEFVRRQLAAGEQAYVVYPLIDESDKVEAKAATVEFERLRDVEFRGFTVGLLHGRMTTDERETVMAKFAAGSVRVLVATTVIEVGIDVPNATCMVVEHSERYGLSQLHQLRGRVGRGDKPGHCLLMTGSARAAENERLNVLLETTDGFRIAEQDLRIRGSGEMLGVRQHGLPDLRVANLVNDGDILRSAQQDAADYLRNDPHLQNPRLAALRESLMLKYGDRLKLMGMG; encoded by the coding sequence ATGGACCCTCTCCGAGAAGTACTACGGGAACAGCCGCGACTGGCGGAGGATACTGGTCGCAAATCGCCGGCGCGTCACCGATCCAACCAATCTGCCCGTGGGAATGAAGCTCATCATTCCGTGACACCGCCCGGTCGCCCCAAAGCGGCCGAGAGTACGCGGCGCCGCGAGTTCAACCTCTCCGACGAAATTCAATTTCTCCCGGGAGTCGGTCCAAAGCGGGCTGAATCATTCGCGCGGCTGGGCGTCCGAACGATCGGCGACTTGCTCGAATACGTGCCGGTGCGCCACGAGCGCACCGAGGAGCGTCTCGTCGCGAATCTTGACGAAGGCATGACCGCATCCATCGTCGGGCAGGTCACGGCCGTTCGCTTGCAGGGCGGGAGATTCGGTCGATCCGTGGCGGCGACCGTGACAGACAACTCCGCCCGCTGCGGTGCGGTGTGGTTTAACGCGCCGTGGATGATCGATCGGGTGAAGCCGGGCATGATCGTTCGATTGACGGGGCAGGTTCGCGGTTATCGCGATCGGCCGCAGATCGTCAATCCGAAGATCACGGTGCTGGGCGGCGACGCGGCGCCGGCGAATGAAAAGAACCCGGCGAGCGTGGCGGGCGTCTATCCCGCAACCGCGATGCTCTCAAGCGAGCAGATCGCGCGACTGATCGCCGTGAACCTGGACCGGATGCTCGCGCTTGTGAGCGAATGGCACGACGCCGATCATCTGCTTAAGCGCGATCTTGCCCCGCGCCGATGGTCCTTTGAAGTCCTGCATCGGCCCACGGTCGACGCGGACGTCGAACGGGCCAGGCGGCGGCTCGCCTATGACGAACTGCTCCTGCTTCAGTTGGCAACCCAGATTGCACGAAGGCAGCGGGCCGCGAGCGCAACGGCCACGGCACTGCATTCCAGCGATGAAATCGACCGGCGCATCAGGGCGCGGTTCCCATTTCCCCTGACCCCGGCGCAGAACCGCGCCGTGCAGGAAATCTCGGCGGATCTGGCCCAGGCGCGGCCAATGCAGCGCATGCTCCAGGGCGATGTGGGTTGCGGAAAAACCGTCGTGGCGCTCTATGCGGCGCTCGTCGCGATCGCCAATCGAATGCAGGTCGCGGTCATGGCGCCGACGGAATTGCTCGCGGAGCAGCATGCCCGATCGATCGACCGCTATCTGGCGGGCAGCCGAGTTCGAAACGCGCTGCTCGTCGGCGGACTCCGCGCTGCTGCGCGGCGGGAGATCATCGGTCGGATTGCGGCGGGACAGCTTGATCTGGTGGTTGGCACCCATGCACTCATTCAGGCCGACGTGCGATTCAAGCGACTCGGCCTCGTCGTCATTGACGAACAGCACCGATTTGGCGTCAGACAGCGGGCCAATTTTCGCGCCAAGGGACCGGCGCCGCATTACCTCGTGATGACGGCCACCCCGATTCCGCGGACGCTCGCCATGACGGTCTTCGGTGACCTGGACGCCACAACCATCGACGAGTTGCCACCCGGAAGAAGCCCGATTCAGACCCGAATGGTGCTCCCTTCCATGCGGCCCGCTGCGTGGGAGTTTGTGCGAAGGCAACTCGCGGCGGGCGAGCAGGCCTATGTCGTTTATCCACTGATCGACGAGTCAGACAAGGTTGAAGCGAAGGCGGCAACGGTCGAGTTTGAGCGGCTTCGCGACGTCGAGTTCCGTGGCTTCACCGTTGGCCTGCTTCATGGTCGAATGACAACGGACGAACGCGAGACCGTCATGGCAAAATTTGCCGCTGGCAGCGTGCGGGTTCTTGTCGCGACAACCGTGATCGAGGTCGGAATCGACGTGCCGAACGCGACCTGCATGGTTGTCGAACATTCCGAAAGATACGGCCTGTCGCAGTTGCACCAGTTGCGGGGCCGCGTCGGCCGAGGTGACAAGCCGGGGCACTGCCTCTTAATGACCGGATCGGCTCGCGCGGCGGAGAATGAGCGTTTGAACGTCCTGTTGGAAACCACGGATGGTTTCAGAATCGCGGAGCAGGATTTGCGCATTCGCGGATCGGGTGAGATGCTGGGAGTCCGGCAGCACGGCCTGCCCGACCTGCGCGTGGCGAATCTCGTGAACGACGGCGACATTCTTCGCTCTGCCCAACAGGATGCGGCTGATTATTTGCGCAATGATCCGCATCTCCAGAACCCGCGGCTCGCAGCGCTTCGCGAATCGCTGATGCTGAAATATGGCGATCGATTGAAGCTGATGGGAATGGGTTGA
- a CDS encoding sugar kinase, protein MPLLVTGTVGIDTVETPTARVDNVPGGSAFHFAMAAALVGPVRLVAAVGDDFPAEHRRYFDGLPIDITGLEIRKGSKTFSWHGKYLDDMNQRESLRTDLNVIAEAPPPIPDAYRDSDYVFLANTHPAVQRGFLEQMHQPKLVVMDTMDLWINICKDELMATLRKVHGVVMNDSEARLLTGVRDVIPAARQVLAAGPRFVIVKKGEHGAMLVTADEIASLPAYPTAGVVDPTGAGDSFAGGMMGYLARVDRHDTRAIKTAMAYGTCTASICIEDFSSEALRRADPNEVQRRLARYSDMLTIDA, encoded by the coding sequence ATGCCCTTGCTCGTCACCGGAACCGTCGGAATCGATACCGTGGAAACACCGACTGCGCGCGTCGATAATGTTCCCGGCGGTTCGGCCTTTCATTTCGCCATGGCGGCCGCGCTGGTCGGTCCGGTTCGACTCGTCGCTGCCGTGGGTGACGATTTCCCTGCTGAACACCGCCGATATTTCGACGGGTTGCCGATTGATATCACAGGGCTCGAGATCCGCAAAGGCTCCAAGACCTTCAGTTGGCATGGGAAATACCTGGACGACATGAATCAGCGGGAAAGTCTCCGCACCGACTTGAACGTGATCGCCGAGGCCCCGCCGCCGATCCCGGACGCCTATCGCGATTCGGACTATGTCTTCCTCGCGAACACCCATCCGGCAGTGCAACGCGGTTTCCTTGAGCAGATGCACCAGCCCAAGCTCGTCGTAATGGATACGATGGATCTTTGGATCAACATCTGCAAGGACGAACTCATGGCCACGCTTCGAAAAGTTCATGGCGTCGTAATGAATGACAGCGAAGCGCGGCTCCTGACCGGCGTTCGCGATGTGATTCCCGCGGCGCGGCAGGTTCTTGCGGCGGGACCTCGATTCGTCATCGTGAAAAAAGGCGAGCACGGCGCGATGCTCGTCACGGCCGACGAGATCGCGTCGCTCCCGGCCTATCCGACGGCCGGCGTGGTCGATCCAACCGGGGCAGGGGACAGTTTCGCCGGGGGCATGATGGGTTACCTTGCCCGGGTCGATCGACACGATACCCGAGCTATCAAGACGGCGATGGCCTACGGAACGTGCACCGCTTCAATCTGCATCGAGGACTTTTCCAGCGAGGCGCTGCGGCGCGCCGACCCGAATGAAGTTCAGCGTCGACTGGCGCGCTACAGCGACATGCTCACCATCGATGCATGA
- a CDS encoding PQQ-dependent sugar dehydrogenase, with translation MKLMHRGLTTVVAIFCAIASPAVAETRWSVAHTEFDLTIDSVACGELQLEVSRISSTGNARPVDAGTEAFDASRTREWTAASVMAVPHPVGGLFRLEGGIRLAVSDRRVEIIDPAVNLADLESGRMLLGVMPLAVELLNARVAWDSAAQEWRLRAPEVVITGELAKALDRPTLSGARIGQLDATVVLAPAGGDDTIDGVNEPTHIVYDLEGEPRGGPSWACNGNVGPDVIVGELVGDSGNSAYQVTAVNIGGNVYVDAFAVGTTSCNIGTQPLSWLDNGASGNETRHPVIGQNFFRLSNGRFEHIGQSWLKHGFFALQGTACCTSCSPQNGEVALGVGCSDPYSASRNGGQSGAGPKYQVNPTTGVHQHPIANPSYSGTIARRLQVYLSDLEDPNALYFVEGQYVTADDAAAGNNNNNASYRRVLISGTGNDRTFVLTGATQRAQAGIRAWRDNDPAVVEADVQVPNDGLYIIAAKATDLGDGYYRYEYAVQNLNSERGADSFSIPVTIGGTVRNVGFHDVPYHSGDGIGNVNRDGTDWVPSYAGNTMTWTMVNVGANSNALRWGTLYNFRFETNVQPANVNAVISLFAEGTPAIATASIVGPGGDRILIDCNNNGLDDYLDITELRSSDCNADGIPDECAEICNLKATLVATATSPSFACAPPGDTTRLFITQLNGVIQILDLTSGALLPTPFLNISSLVRTGGEDGLFSMAFHPNYSANGKFYVNYTTLANPRRTRIVEYTVSANPNIANAASAVILREITQPFSNHNGGQLQFGPDGRLYCATGDGGSQGDPNNLAQSDASLLGKMLRLDVDNPPTYVPSDNPGGAWLPEVWAKGLRNPWRFSFDRLTGDLYIADVGQSVWEEVNFQPASSIGGENYGWRCYEGNAVYNSSGCGPAANYKFPIHVVNHSDSGTISITGGYVYRGCAIPGLSGTYFFADYGGNYIRTFRYDGSTLSQLQDRTADITPDAGSISAIVSFGEDAAGELYIVCVTGFIYRIECDIPVIGDCGNGSVEDGEQCDPPDSLNCDCSCQIIPDCDPVFEDQFEADQGWTVSGNATDGHWNRGVPVNCSSRGAPPAAFGGAGQCYLTDNSMLSNGGVNNCDSDVDGGSTILTSPVFDLSSGGQIRYAYWLNDTPGGLLGPGDGLTVEVSTNGGTNWTLVRTYAAAAASWREDTILVGGAAGQVAAGSNIRIRFIATDAGTGHVVEAGVDAFVACASAGPPDCNGNCIDDADDIAGHTSFDCNANGIPDECEPGVPGCDCNGNGVNDAIDIANETSADCNQNGVPDECDIASNPQLDCDGGPLGDASQGGALFSTTCIFCHNVNGTGGIGDPFPCGGPCPGPSLRNKSRVQIWNKLLPPTNHPGGSHPEFTQQDFANLEAFLADAGSRGRPDRVPDSCQTLADCDLDGASDGCELEAGTQVDLDYDSIPDGCDQPCGAADGDMNGDSSVNGADVQAFVNGLLGSPSQAEICAGDFSQNAALDLNDIAGMVNALLNAP, from the coding sequence ATGAAATTGATGCATCGCGGCCTAACCACAGTCGTGGCCATTTTTTGCGCCATCGCCTCGCCCGCTGTCGCGGAAACCAGATGGTCCGTCGCGCACACCGAATTTGACCTGACGATCGACTCCGTGGCGTGCGGCGAGCTGCAGCTTGAGGTGTCTCGCATCAGCTCAACCGGGAACGCTCGCCCTGTCGACGCGGGTACTGAAGCCTTCGACGCATCCCGGACCCGGGAATGGACAGCCGCCAGTGTCATGGCCGTGCCACACCCTGTCGGCGGGCTTTTCAGGCTCGAAGGCGGAATCCGGCTCGCCGTGTCCGACCGGCGGGTGGAGATCATCGATCCTGCCGTCAATCTCGCCGACCTGGAGAGCGGTCGTATGCTGCTTGGCGTGATGCCGCTCGCCGTCGAATTGCTGAACGCCCGTGTCGCATGGGATTCGGCAGCGCAGGAATGGAGGCTTCGCGCGCCGGAGGTCGTGATCACGGGCGAATTGGCCAAAGCGCTCGATCGTCCAACGCTCAGCGGTGCTCGAATCGGGCAGTTGGACGCAACCGTCGTGCTCGCGCCGGCCGGCGGCGACGACACCATCGACGGCGTGAACGAGCCCACGCACATTGTTTACGATCTGGAGGGCGAGCCGCGGGGCGGGCCGTCGTGGGCCTGCAACGGAAACGTCGGTCCGGATGTGATCGTGGGCGAACTGGTCGGCGATTCCGGGAACTCCGCCTATCAGGTGACGGCGGTAAATATCGGAGGCAATGTCTATGTCGACGCATTCGCTGTCGGCACGACTTCCTGCAACATCGGAACACAGCCTCTGAGTTGGCTGGACAACGGCGCCAGCGGAAACGAGACCCGGCATCCGGTGATTGGGCAGAATTTCTTCCGTTTGTCGAACGGACGTTTCGAGCACATTGGGCAATCGTGGCTTAAGCACGGCTTCTTCGCGTTGCAAGGCACGGCCTGCTGCACAAGTTGCTCACCCCAGAACGGCGAAGTGGCGCTTGGCGTCGGCTGCTCCGACCCATACAGCGCCAGTCGAAACGGTGGCCAGAGCGGCGCGGGACCGAAGTATCAGGTTAATCCGACGACAGGCGTTCATCAGCATCCCATCGCCAATCCGTCATATTCCGGCACGATTGCCCGACGGCTACAGGTCTATCTGAGCGATTTGGAGGACCCCAACGCGCTCTATTTTGTAGAAGGACAGTATGTCACCGCGGACGATGCCGCCGCCGGCAACAACAACAACAACGCGTCGTATCGGCGCGTGTTGATCAGCGGAACGGGCAATGACCGGACCTTCGTCCTGACCGGTGCCACGCAGCGGGCACAGGCCGGCATTCGAGCCTGGCGGGATAACGATCCCGCGGTGGTCGAAGCCGACGTGCAGGTTCCCAACGACGGCCTCTACATCATCGCGGCCAAGGCGACGGACCTCGGCGACGGTTACTACCGGTATGAATATGCCGTTCAGAATTTGAATTCCGAGCGCGGCGCGGATTCATTCTCGATCCCCGTGACGATCGGTGGCACCGTTCGGAATGTCGGTTTCCATGACGTGCCTTACCACTCCGGCGATGGAATCGGAAATGTGAATCGCGACGGGACGGATTGGGTTCCGAGCTATGCCGGAAACACCATGACATGGACAATGGTGAACGTCGGCGCCAATTCGAACGCGCTGCGATGGGGCACGCTGTACAACTTCCGTTTCGAAACCAACGTCCAGCCGGCAAATGTAAACGCCGTGATCAGCCTGTTCGCCGAAGGTACGCCGGCGATTGCCACGGCGTCCATCGTCGGCCCCGGAGGCGACCGCATCCTGATAGACTGCAATAACAACGGCCTGGATGATTATCTGGACATCACCGAATTGCGCAGCTCCGATTGCAACGCCGACGGAATCCCCGACGAGTGTGCCGAAATCTGCAACTTGAAAGCCACCCTCGTCGCGACGGCTACATCTCCCTCCTTTGCATGTGCACCGCCCGGGGATACGACGCGGCTGTTCATCACCCAGCTTAACGGCGTCATTCAGATTCTTGACTTGACGTCCGGCGCCCTATTGCCGACGCCGTTCCTGAATATCTCGTCGCTCGTGCGGACCGGCGGCGAGGACGGGCTGTTCAGCATGGCGTTCCATCCGAATTATTCCGCCAACGGAAAGTTCTATGTCAACTATACGACACTCGCCAATCCGCGGCGCACCCGAATCGTCGAATACACCGTCTCCGCCAATCCGAACATCGCGAACGCCGCAAGCGCCGTCATACTTCGGGAAATCACCCAGCCCTTCAGTAATCACAACGGCGGCCAGCTGCAATTCGGTCCGGACGGCAGGCTCTACTGTGCCACCGGAGATGGCGGCAGTCAGGGTGACCCGAATAATCTGGCTCAAAGCGATGCCTCATTGCTCGGGAAGATGCTTCGTCTGGACGTGGACAATCCGCCGACTTACGTACCGTCGGACAATCCGGGAGGCGCTTGGTTGCCGGAAGTGTGGGCCAAAGGCCTGCGCAATCCGTGGCGATTCTCCTTCGATCGCCTCACCGGCGACCTCTACATCGCCGATGTCGGTCAGAGCGTCTGGGAGGAAGTTAATTTTCAGCCGGCATCCAGCATCGGCGGCGAGAACTACGGCTGGCGTTGCTACGAGGGCAACGCGGTATACAATTCGAGCGGTTGCGGACCGGCGGCGAACTACAAATTCCCGATCCATGTCGTGAATCATTCTGACAGCGGAACCATTTCCATTACCGGCGGTTATGTCTATCGAGGCTGTGCGATTCCCGGTTTGTCGGGCACCTATTTCTTTGCCGATTACGGCGGCAACTATATTCGAACGTTCCGCTACGACGGGTCGACGCTTTCTCAATTGCAGGATCGCACGGCGGACATCACCCCTGACGCAGGTTCGATCAGTGCGATCGTCTCCTTCGGCGAGGATGCGGCCGGAGAGCTTTATATCGTCTGCGTGACCGGATTCATTTATCGCATTGAGTGCGATATTCCTGTCATCGGCGACTGCGGCAACGGATCCGTGGAGGATGGCGAACAGTGTGATCCACCGGATTCGCTGAATTGCGATTGCAGTTGCCAGATCATCCCGGATTGCGACCCGGTTTTCGAAGATCAGTTTGAAGCCGACCAGGGCTGGACCGTCAGCGGCAACGCGACCGACGGCCATTGGAATCGTGGCGTGCCCGTGAACTGCTCGTCCCGCGGCGCGCCGCCGGCGGCCTTCGGCGGCGCCGGCCAGTGCTATCTCACCGATAACTCGATGCTGAGCAACGGCGGCGTCAATAACTGCGACAGCGATGTCGACGGTGGATCCACCATCCTGACATCGCCCGTGTTCGACCTGTCGTCGGGCGGGCAGATTCGCTATGCCTACTGGCTTAACGACACGCCTGGCGGCTTGCTCGGTCCTGGCGATGGCTTGACCGTCGAAGTCTCGACAAATGGCGGAACCAACTGGACGCTGGTGCGAACCTATGCCGCGGCTGCGGCATCGTGGCGAGAGGATACGATTCTCGTCGGCGGGGCGGCGGGGCAGGTCGCGGCCGGCTCGAATATCCGCATCCGCTTCATCGCCACCGACGCCGGCACGGGGCATGTCGTGGAGGCTGGCGTCGATGCATTCGTGGCTTGCGCATCGGCCGGCCCGCCGGACTGCAATGGCAATTGCATCGACGACGCCGACGACATCGCCGGCCACACCAGTTTCGACTGCAACGCCAACGGTATCCCGGACGAGTGCGAGCCCGGCGTGCCCGGCTGCGATTGCAACGGCAACGGCGTGAATGACGCGATCGACATCGCGAACGAAACCAGCGCCGATTGCAACCAGAACGGCGTTCCGGACGAGTGCGATATCGCATCAAATCCCCAGCTTGACTGCGACGGCGGCCCGCTCGGAGATGCCTCGCAGGGAGGAGCCCTGTTCTCAACGACCTGCATCTTCTGCCACAATGTGAACGGGACCGGTGGCATCGGCGATCCGTTCCCGTGCGGGGGGCCCTGCCCCGGACCGAGCCTGCGCAACAAGTCGCGCGTCCAGATATGGAACAAACTGCTTCCACCCACGAATCATCCGGGGGGTTCGCACCCTGAATTCACCCAGCAGGACTTCGCCAATCTGGAGGCCTTCCTCGCGGATGCGGGAAGTCGTGGCCGTCCCGATCGTGTGCCGGACAGTTGTCAGACGCTGGCCGATTGTGACTTGGACGGAGCGAGCGACGGCTGCGAGCTTGAAGCCGGAACGCAGGTCGATCTCGACTACGACAGCATCCCGGATGGCTGCGATCAGCCGTGCGGCGCGGCCGACGGCGACATGAACGGTGACAGCAGCGTCAACGGAGCGGACGTGCAGGCGTTCGTCAACGGCCTGTTGGGCTCGCCGTCGCAGGCGGAGATTTGCGCCGGCGATTTCAGCCAGAACGCCGCGTTGGATCTGAATGACATCGCGGGAATGGTGAACGCCTTGTTGAACGCCCCGTGA
- a CDS encoding TetR family transcriptional regulator, whose amino-acid sequence MPAAATSTKSQIHQAACRLFRERGFHATSVRDIAEAVGLQGGSLYAHMNSKDDLLWEIVNVAANQFFGAIRPIAESDTDILHKLRRAMIAHVNVVASDLDAAAVYTVEWRHLSPERRSAVTARRDEYEGLFCSLVSQAIQQRYLTPTDAADATRFILSSLNYVFTWYKADGPLSPLEIGVMLADYIFDGLKRRTV is encoded by the coding sequence ATGCCCGCCGCTGCAACCTCCACAAAGTCACAGATCCATCAGGCGGCCTGTCGACTGTTCCGCGAACGGGGTTTTCATGCGACAAGTGTCCGCGATATCGCCGAAGCGGTGGGACTGCAGGGCGGCAGCCTCTACGCCCATATGAACAGCAAGGATGATCTTCTCTGGGAGATCGTCAACGTTGCTGCCAATCAGTTTTTCGGCGCGATTCGCCCTATCGCTGAATCCGACACCGACATCCTGCACAAGCTGCGACGGGCGATGATCGCTCATGTGAACGTCGTCGCAAGCGATCTCGACGCCGCGGCAGTGTACACCGTCGAGTGGCGGCATCTTTCGCCTGAGCGGCGTTCCGCGGTTACAGCCCGGCGCGATGAATATGAAGGACTCTTCTGCTCGCTGGTATCTCAGGCGATCCAGCAGCGATATCTGACACCGACGGACGCGGCCGACGCGACGCGATTCATCCTCTCATCCCTGAATTATGTCTTCACATGGTACAAAGCCGACGGTCCGCTTTCTCCACTGGAAATCGGCGTCATGCTTGCGGACTACATCTTTGACGGCCTCAAACGCCGCACCGTCTAG
- the paaA gene encoding 1,2-phenylacetyl-CoA epoxidase subunit A produces the protein MVSFNTQHLTDDKPGDPGYERQLSAFEARISRGDKVEPGDWMPYDYRQQLIRLIHVHANSEICGALPEGTWIPHAPSLKRKLALVAKVQDEVGHGQLLYRAAETLGKPREEMIEELISGKAKYSNVFHYPAESWADVCVIAWLIDAAAIVNQKMMADGSYGPYGRALKRICYEEAFHLTHGYDMCISLATGTRLQRDMLQDAVNRWWKPIMMFHGPSDKESKHTELLMRWGIKLRTNDEQRQEFLRKYLPKMLNLGLKIPTEWEMRFDEATKTWHYNEPQWDEFLHVVRGNGPVSAQRLETRRLSHEQGRWVREALAAAAAGKRVPLPPTAYANRG, from the coding sequence ATGGTTTCATTCAATACGCAGCATCTGACTGACGACAAACCCGGCGATCCCGGCTATGAACGCCAACTGTCCGCGTTCGAAGCGCGAATCAGCCGGGGAGACAAGGTCGAACCCGGCGACTGGATGCCCTACGACTATCGTCAGCAACTCATCCGCCTGATCCACGTTCACGCCAACAGTGAAATCTGCGGCGCGCTTCCGGAAGGGACATGGATTCCCCATGCTCCGAGCCTGAAACGAAAACTCGCCCTGGTGGCAAAGGTTCAGGACGAAGTGGGCCACGGCCAGCTTCTGTATCGTGCGGCGGAAACGCTCGGCAAGCCGCGCGAGGAGATGATCGAGGAGCTCATCAGCGGCAAGGCGAAGTACTCCAACGTCTTTCACTATCCGGCCGAGTCCTGGGCCGACGTCTGCGTCATCGCCTGGCTGATCGACGCGGCCGCGATCGTGAACCAGAAGATGATGGCAGACGGCTCGTACGGGCCGTATGGCCGGGCGCTCAAACGAATCTGTTATGAAGAGGCGTTTCACCTGACGCATGGCTATGACATGTGCATTTCCCTGGCGACAGGCACGCGGCTTCAGCGCGACATGCTTCAGGATGCGGTCAATCGGTGGTGGAAGCCGATCATGATGTTCCACGGGCCTTCGGACAAGGAATCGAAGCACACAGAGCTGCTGATGCGCTGGGGTATCAAGCTGCGGACCAACGATGAGCAGCGACAGGAGTTTCTACGGAAGTATCTGCCCAAGATGCTGAACCTCGGCCTGAAGATTCCGACCGAGTGGGAGATGCGATTCGACGAAGCAACAAAGACGTGGCACTACAACGAGCCGCAGTGGGACGAGTTCCTTCACGTGGTGCGAGGCAACGGCCCCGTCAGTGCCCAGCGGCTTGAGACAAGGCGACTGTCACACGAACAAGGTCGCTGGGTGCGCGAGGCGCTGGCGGCCGCCGCGGCGGGCAAGCGCGTTCCGCTTCCGCCGACGGCTTATGCAAACCGAGGCTGA
- a CDS encoding 1,2-phenylacetyl-CoA epoxidase subunit B, translating to MTQTPEQVWEVFHQSARGEPHVHVGSVHATDADTAVLMAKEQFARRLACVNIWVVPSDAITETPYEDADMFEHGTDKSYREAFGYETTKRAKAVGDAAEL from the coding sequence ATGACGCAGACGCCCGAACAGGTTTGGGAGGTTTTTCATCAATCGGCGCGCGGCGAGCCCCATGTCCACGTCGGCTCGGTCCACGCGACGGACGCGGACACGGCGGTGTTGATGGCCAAGGAGCAATTTGCCCGCCGACTGGCATGCGTCAACATCTGGGTCGTTCCATCAGATGCCATTACTGAGACACCTTATGAAGACGCGGACATGTTCGAACACGGAACGGACAAGAGCTATCGCGAAGCCTTCGGATATGAGACCACCAAGCGTGCAAAAGCCGTGGGCGACGCGGCGGAGCTATGA
- the paaC gene encoding phenylacetate-CoA oxygenase subunit PaaC, which produces MNPAIIDLLYRLADDGLIIGHRNSEWTGLGPILEEDIAFSSVAQDKMGHALAIYNLLHELGEPAPDQLAFFRDAAEFRNCSLVALECFSETDAASTPSLRNNPTRDRLVSHGDWSLALVRQFFFSEADSVRFNALANSTFEPLAILVRKFRGEIKYHTLHGRTMMRRLPAATLEGRSRIQKAVDTLWPHALGLFEPTRYDKQLSDAGICPGESVLCEQWRSEVEPILRETGVHIPTTAAPVYGGRAGKHLTEMVSLLSDMQKVARMDPDAKW; this is translated from the coding sequence CTGAATCCGGCCATTATTGACCTGCTTTATCGCCTCGCGGACGACGGGTTGATCATCGGTCATCGTAATTCGGAATGGACCGGCCTGGGTCCGATCCTTGAGGAGGACATTGCGTTTTCGTCGGTGGCTCAGGACAAAATGGGGCACGCCCTGGCGATCTACAATCTCCTGCATGAACTCGGCGAACCAGCGCCGGACCAGCTCGCCTTCTTCCGTGATGCCGCAGAATTCCGCAATTGTTCCCTCGTCGCGCTCGAGTGCTTTTCGGAGACCGATGCCGCATCGACACCCTCGCTGCGAAACAACCCGACGCGCGACCGGCTCGTCTCGCATGGCGACTGGTCGCTCGCTCTGGTTCGACAGTTTTTCTTCTCCGAGGCGGACTCGGTGCGTTTCAACGCGCTGGCGAACAGCACTTTCGAACCGCTCGCAATTCTCGTACGAAAATTCCGCGGCGAAATCAAGTATCACACACTGCACGGCCGCACGATGATGCGCCGATTGCCCGCCGCGACGCTCGAAGGCCGCTCGCGAATTCAGAAGGCGGTAGACACGCTCTGGCCGCATGCACTCGGGCTGTTCGAGCCGACTCGATATGACAAGCAGCTTTCCGATGCCGGCATCTGCCCTGGCGAGTCGGTCCTGTGTGAACAATGGCGCTCCGAAGTGGAACCCATCCTGCGCGAAACGGGAGTTCACATTCCGACGACCGCCGCACCGGTATATGGCGGGCGCGCCGGAAAGCACTTGACCGAGATGGTTTCGCTGCTTAGCGACATGCAGAAAGTAGCGCGGATGGACCCGGACGCGAAGTGGTGA